A single Crateriforma conspicua DNA region contains:
- a CDS encoding DUF4198 domain-containing protein, translating to MHRFLLTILAAGCLIPITASAHKTWLLPSQTVFSGNDPWLTVDAAVSNDLFYFNHFPLGLEGLQITAPDGNSVEPENAAQLKYRSVFDVPLTQRGTYRIARVSNGVFAGYELNGERKRWRGKPESMATEIPKEATNLRVTESVSRIETFVSNGPLTTENLQPTGNGIELVPITHPNDLFEGEQATFRLVVNAEPSKGLEVTILRGGTRYRNAQDEIHVTTDANGEFQITWPKPGMYWIETSIQDSHTSVDQANSRRLGYTATLEVLPQ from the coding sequence ATGCATCGTTTCCTACTTACCATTCTTGCCGCCGGATGCCTGATTCCAATCACAGCATCTGCACACAAGACATGGTTGCTTCCCTCGCAGACGGTATTTTCCGGCAATGATCCATGGCTTACCGTTGACGCCGCGGTATCCAATGACCTGTTCTATTTCAACCATTTCCCATTGGGGCTGGAAGGCTTGCAGATCACGGCACCCGACGGAAATTCCGTTGAACCTGAAAACGCTGCACAGCTGAAATACCGCAGCGTCTTTGATGTGCCACTGACTCAACGGGGCACCTATCGAATTGCACGCGTCAGCAATGGCGTCTTCGCCGGATACGAATTGAATGGTGAACGAAAGCGATGGCGTGGAAAGCCGGAATCCATGGCAACCGAGATCCCGAAAGAAGCCACCAATTTACGGGTGACTGAAAGCGTTAGTCGAATCGAGACGTTTGTCAGCAACGGACCACTGACAACGGAAAATCTTCAGCCGACTGGCAATGGCATTGAATTGGTTCCCATAACACACCCAAACGATTTGTTCGAAGGGGAACAGGCAACCTTTCGCCTGGTCGTCAACGCGGAGCCATCCAAAGGGCTGGAAGTCACCATCTTGCGTGGAGGAACTCGTTATCGTAACGCACAGGATGAGATCCACGTGACCACGGACGCGAACGGTGAATTTCAAATCACGTGGCCGAAACCTGGCATGTACTGGATCGAAACCAGCATCCAGGATTCACACACCAGTGTGGATCAAGCGAATTCGCGCCGCCTGGGCTACACCGCCACCCTGGAAGTCCTTCCACAGTGA
- a CDS encoding flavodoxin domain-containing protein translates to MMLFHWNSKRVNGTLLLILSVIALGLAYWNEGPWLVATPMSDRISLAIGVAAVYLATLGWFLASFSSTPSKASGKLALQARVDARVIYATETGFAKELSQQTVSRLRKSFPNLEMLPIDAVSIDSLANASTVFFIASTAGEGEPPGHAVDFSLEVMGRPQPLTSLRYALLALGDSSYDEYCAFGRQLDQWLQSSGASRMFKTIDVDDGDDKAVNQWFSEVAKIHA, encoded by the coding sequence ATGATGCTGTTTCATTGGAATTCCAAACGAGTCAACGGTACCCTGTTGCTGATCCTATCGGTGATTGCACTGGGACTTGCCTATTGGAATGAAGGTCCATGGCTGGTCGCGACACCGATGTCCGACCGCATTTCGTTGGCCATTGGGGTTGCCGCGGTCTACCTCGCAACCCTTGGATGGTTCCTCGCCAGTTTTTCTTCGACACCATCCAAGGCCTCCGGTAAATTGGCCTTACAGGCTCGCGTGGACGCACGTGTCATCTATGCCACCGAAACCGGATTCGCAAAAGAACTATCTCAACAAACAGTTTCGCGGCTACGGAAAAGCTTTCCGAATTTGGAAATGCTACCCATCGATGCCGTATCTATTGATTCGCTTGCCAATGCGTCCACGGTTTTCTTTATTGCAAGCACCGCGGGTGAAGGCGAACCGCCTGGGCATGCGGTCGACTTTTCTTTGGAAGTGATGGGGCGTCCCCAACCACTGACATCGCTGCGATACGCGTTGCTGGCTTTGGGTGACAGCAGTTACGACGAATACTGCGCCTTTGGTCGTCAATTGGATCAATGGCTGCAATCAAGCGGGGCAAGTCGCATGTTCAAGACCATCGATGTGGACGACGGCGACGACAAAGCTGTCAATCAATGGTTCAGCGAAGTCGCCAAGATTCACGCGTAA
- a CDS encoding DUF5060 domain-containing protein gives MVVTRSYLSKLALLLGVFVQTGLSHGQASDSVLDAKTLETITLTFRGPDTSETAEENPFTDTRLLVKLKHEDQELIVRGFYAADGTAAETSADSGRIWQCRVALDQPGDWTYEASLRRGDWIAIRSDPDTGTELPLDSSSGRIRVSDWPTDDDVDFRRRGRIVADGHYFRMSPGGEVFLKCGANSPENLLAYADFDDTYRMAKSENRGEAKTTKDLHQFTAHLTDWNSGDPTWQDGKGKSLIGAFNYLSQVGMNSCYFLTMNIGGDGKDVWPYRSPDDFSRFDCSKLDQWEIVFEHMQQKGILLHIVTQETENETLLDEGDTGQFRQLYYHELISRFAHHPAVVWNLGEENGPANFSPIGQTTQQEMAMSDFFAGADPYDHPVLIHSHAARDAQEHILKPLLGHDTLDGVSLQVSDPQRVHSDVLKWRRLSTESGHPWIQSMDEIGPAKRGAVPDADDPMHDQVRGPVLWGSLMAGASGVEWYFGYEYDHNDLMAEDWRSRESLWQQTRIAKEFFESKLPLMDCSNDDALIVRGNGYCLCKPGDLYVIYRPAKESEPELAIDLPDSEHSYRIQWLDPRNGGKLQTGTVKSVEGGQSQGIGLPPNQPDRDWVILVRRDA, from the coding sequence ATGGTCGTGACTCGTTCCTATTTGTCCAAGCTTGCGTTACTTCTTGGTGTCTTTGTCCAAACCGGATTGTCGCACGGACAAGCGTCCGATTCCGTGTTGGATGCCAAAACCCTGGAAACCATCACACTAACGTTTCGGGGCCCCGATACATCCGAAACAGCCGAAGAGAACCCGTTCACCGATACACGCTTGCTGGTCAAACTAAAACACGAAGACCAGGAGTTGATCGTCCGGGGCTTCTATGCGGCGGACGGAACTGCCGCAGAAACGAGCGCTGACAGCGGGCGAATCTGGCAATGCCGCGTCGCCTTGGACCAACCGGGCGACTGGACCTATGAAGCCAGTTTACGGCGGGGTGATTGGATCGCGATCCGATCCGATCCCGATACCGGCACGGAGTTGCCGTTGGATTCCAGCAGCGGTCGAATTCGGGTTTCCGATTGGCCGACCGATGACGACGTCGATTTTCGTCGCCGTGGCCGCATCGTTGCCGACGGTCACTATTTCCGAATGTCCCCCGGCGGTGAGGTCTTTCTGAAGTGCGGTGCAAATTCGCCGGAAAATTTGTTGGCCTACGCGGACTTTGATGACACCTATCGGATGGCAAAAAGTGAAAACCGTGGCGAAGCAAAGACGACCAAGGACCTGCATCAATTCACGGCACACTTGACCGACTGGAACTCAGGGGACCCGACCTGGCAAGACGGCAAGGGGAAGTCACTGATCGGCGCGTTCAATTACCTGTCCCAGGTGGGAATGAATTCGTGCTACTTCCTAACAATGAACATCGGCGGCGATGGGAAAGACGTGTGGCCCTACCGTTCACCGGACGACTTTTCACGCTTTGACTGTAGCAAGTTGGACCAGTGGGAGATTGTCTTCGAACACATGCAACAAAAAGGGATTTTGCTGCACATCGTTACCCAAGAAACGGAGAACGAGACCCTGCTTGATGAGGGCGACACCGGACAATTTCGACAACTGTATTACCACGAATTGATCTCTCGCTTTGCCCATCACCCGGCGGTTGTCTGGAACCTGGGTGAAGAAAACGGCCCGGCAAACTTTTCGCCGATCGGGCAAACGACTCAACAAGAAATGGCAATGTCCGACTTTTTCGCCGGTGCGGATCCCTATGACCACCCGGTATTGATTCACTCGCACGCCGCCCGCGATGCCCAGGAACACATCCTGAAACCACTGTTGGGTCATGACACGCTTGACGGCGTTTCGTTGCAAGTAAGCGATCCCCAACGGGTCCATTCGGATGTATTGAAATGGCGACGTTTGTCGACCGAGTCAGGACACCCATGGATTCAATCCATGGATGAAATCGGCCCTGCTAAACGAGGTGCCGTTCCCGATGCCGACGATCCAATGCACGACCAAGTACGCGGCCCTGTACTATGGGGGAGCCTGATGGCCGGTGCGTCCGGCGTCGAATGGTACTTCGGCTATGAATACGACCATAACGATCTGATGGCGGAAGATTGGCGTTCACGGGAATCCCTATGGCAACAGACCCGAATTGCTAAAGAGTTTTTCGAATCCAAACTCCCGTTGATGGATTGTTCCAACGACGATGCCTTGATCGTTCGAGGCAACGGTTACTGCCTGTGCAAACCGGGAGACCTTTACGTGATCTACCGACCGGCCAAGGAATCTGAACCGGAGTTGGCCATCGACCTTCCCGATTCGGAACACTCCTACCGTATACAATGGTTGGATCCGCGAAACGGTGGCAAATTGCAAACCGGAACCGTCAAATCTGTCGAAGGGGGCCAGTCGCAAGGCATCGGCCTGCCACCAAACCAACCTGATCGGGATTGGGTGATCTTGGTTCGACGAGACGCCTGA
- a CDS encoding DUF4832 domain-containing protein yields MMKRLPNRRPIFWIACCFLLAIIAPTLLAQEVVFRPVAYPRALRNPLKGFTSGSEWQTLQHTYIRWNELEDDESDGIDRIIAISNQKWDGFEEKNIKAIPRVYLHWEKEDQYFWPSDMSAGDYTSPQFEKRLLRLIKRLGQCWNNDPRVAFVELGIFGKWGEQHSPSPTSRMQSIAADAFREAFPDKLVSVRHPWSEFQSQPFGAYWDSWAHIQQMWPHGNAIAKLNQNGRWKHAYIGGEVAYNWGDYQNQPGSSPTDSVVDPIHRNHVINSIRWLHCTQLKWIAKYDPDAPGANAGAEEVQKALGYRFVIEEASFSVAGAQLDVSLKVRNEGSAPFYYAWPLEISLLDLNTQKPVWKQIFTNVDLRSWLPGDQWTPPIWNTSDDWPGVAGTWESKTTQWKIPPKTIPVKQTFSLPATTGSYALAIAILDPANGEPAVRFANTNHWVGGRHPLGIIDLDDRKAKPLAIETPFDDPYYDHSLHYAQP; encoded by the coding sequence ATGATGAAACGATTGCCCAACCGTCGGCCGATCTTTTGGATTGCCTGCTGCTTCCTGTTGGCGATCATCGCACCGACGCTGTTGGCGCAGGAGGTCGTTTTCCGGCCGGTCGCTTATCCCCGTGCACTTCGAAATCCGTTGAAAGGATTCACTTCAGGAAGCGAATGGCAGACGTTGCAACACACCTACATTCGTTGGAACGAGTTGGAGGATGATGAATCGGACGGCATCGATCGGATCATTGCGATATCGAATCAAAAATGGGATGGCTTTGAGGAAAAGAACATCAAAGCGATTCCACGGGTTTACTTGCACTGGGAAAAGGAAGACCAGTACTTTTGGCCCTCCGACATGTCCGCCGGTGACTACACCAGTCCGCAGTTTGAAAAGCGACTCCTGCGGCTGATCAAGCGGTTGGGTCAGTGCTGGAACAACGATCCACGAGTCGCATTCGTCGAACTGGGAATCTTTGGAAAATGGGGCGAGCAACATTCCCCATCCCCCACGTCCAGAATGCAATCAATCGCGGCGGACGCCTTTCGAGAAGCATTTCCGGACAAATTGGTATCGGTCCGACATCCCTGGTCGGAATTTCAAAGCCAACCGTTCGGTGCGTACTGGGATTCGTGGGCGCACATCCAACAAATGTGGCCGCACGGAAACGCGATCGCAAAGCTAAATCAGAATGGCCGATGGAAACACGCCTACATTGGTGGCGAGGTGGCTTACAACTGGGGCGACTACCAAAATCAACCGGGCAGTTCGCCCACCGATTCAGTGGTCGATCCGATTCACCGCAACCACGTGATCAACAGCATACGTTGGCTGCATTGCACCCAACTGAAGTGGATTGCGAAGTATGATCCCGACGCCCCGGGGGCGAACGCCGGTGCTGAAGAAGTTCAAAAGGCACTGGGCTATCGTTTCGTCATCGAAGAAGCAAGTTTTTCCGTCGCGGGCGCTCAACTGGACGTTTCCCTAAAGGTGCGCAACGAGGGCTCCGCTCCCTTTTACTACGCTTGGCCATTGGAAATCTCGCTACTTGATCTGAATACCCAAAAGCCTGTTTGGAAACAAATTTTTACGAACGTCGATCTGCGGTCGTGGCTCCCTGGGGATCAATGGACGCCTCCGATCTGGAACACCAGCGACGATTGGCCGGGAGTTGCTGGGACCTGGGAATCGAAAACGACCCAATGGAAAATCCCACCAAAGACGATTCCCGTGAAACAGACGTTTTCACTTCCTGCGACGACGGGGTCGTATGCCCTGGCGATAGCCATTTTGGATCCCGCAAATGGTGAACCAGCGGTCCGCTTCGCCAACACAAATCACTGGGTCGGCGGAAGACATCCCCTGGGCATCATCGACTTGGATGATCGAAAAGCGAAGCCACTAGCCATCGAAACACCGTTCGATGACCCTTACTACGACCACAGCCTTCACTACGCCCAACCATAA
- a CDS encoding FAD-dependent oxidoreductase produces MTVRRIVLLGIGHTNADFVRHWMDHPLPDVELVCVSKFDQATYSGMLPGTLGGQFRPDQMQIDLRRLVDDAGGSLVVGNVVAMDAIAKELQLDGGDRLRYDVLSIGVGSIPAGCENYTDVSGFVPIKPMQTFLSRLHRALDLDRAARTPSIAIVGGGVASVEIAFCLDQWIRLRSSQSSAQLQIFCADEHVASGMSRQSVKRLEVLLANRGINVVANARVTNVQTGKVVVNDESPFDADIVVWATGAAPPHVIRSLGLPTDSRGFISTQKTLQSTGDPAVFAVGDCGTVVDSPHPKAGVYAVRQSPVLWHNIRAFLGGHTLKEFQPQNDFLKLLNTGDGKAMLEYRGWTIHSRWCLWLKNRIDRGFIRQFQR; encoded by the coding sequence TTGACTGTTCGCCGGATTGTTTTGTTGGGCATCGGTCACACCAATGCCGATTTCGTCCGGCATTGGATGGATCATCCGTTGCCCGACGTGGAATTGGTCTGCGTTTCAAAGTTTGACCAAGCGACGTACTCCGGAATGCTGCCCGGAACCTTGGGTGGGCAATTCCGCCCTGATCAGATGCAAATCGATTTGCGTCGTTTGGTGGACGATGCTGGGGGTAGTCTGGTCGTCGGCAACGTGGTCGCGATGGACGCGATAGCAAAAGAGTTGCAGTTGGACGGTGGAGATCGTTTGCGTTACGACGTGCTGTCGATCGGTGTTGGTTCCATCCCGGCGGGGTGTGAAAACTACACGGATGTGTCGGGCTTTGTTCCCATCAAACCGATGCAGACGTTTCTGTCTCGCTTGCACCGGGCACTGGACCTTGATCGTGCTGCAAGGACGCCATCGATCGCCATCGTTGGTGGCGGAGTTGCGAGTGTGGAAATCGCCTTCTGCCTTGACCAGTGGATACGTTTGCGTTCGTCCCAATCGTCGGCACAACTTCAGATCTTTTGTGCCGATGAACACGTTGCAAGCGGAATGTCGCGGCAGAGCGTCAAGCGATTGGAAGTGTTGCTGGCGAATCGTGGAATTAATGTCGTCGCCAACGCTCGGGTGACCAATGTCCAGACCGGCAAAGTCGTTGTAAATGATGAAAGTCCTTTTGACGCCGACATTGTGGTTTGGGCGACCGGGGCCGCGCCGCCTCACGTCATTCGATCGCTGGGGCTTCCAACCGATTCGCGAGGTTTCATTTCCACCCAGAAGACTCTGCAATCAACGGGCGACCCTGCCGTGTTTGCCGTGGGGGATTGTGGAACCGTGGTGGATTCGCCACATCCCAAGGCTGGTGTCTATGCCGTCCGGCAGAGTCCGGTGTTGTGGCACAACATCCGCGCTTTTCTCGGCGGCCACACTCTGAAGGAATTTCAGCCGCAGAATGATTTCTTAAAGCTGTTGAATACCGGCGACGGGAAAGCAATGTTGGAGTATCGCGGTTGGACGATTCATTCCCGATGGTGCTTGTGGCTGAAAAATCGAATTGATCGAGGTTTCATCCGCCAGTTTCAACGCTAG
- a CDS encoding cytochrome-c peroxidase, whose product MMKEKETMETLARCMSVRAVAYCGLALMAGAFSTAAFAQDLEPLPDSAALSSDTVAKVQLGKKLYFDPRLSVTGTVSCNTCHNLMEGGDDGRISSMGVHGLTGARNAPTVWNSAFQEAQFWDGRAPTLEEQAKGPLVADVEMGMAHHDQVLQRIRKIPQYVDEFASVYGSDEGVTIELAVDAIAAFERTLITPDSALDRYLQGDATALMPAQKRGMELFDGVGCTECHGGPALNGWTPGEEIEYAEFPRYVDSPLVTKYDLASDTGRGALTEEALDENMFKTPTLRNISLTAPYMHNGRVPTLAEAVRVMAVSQLDMDLDERDVTDLVRFLEATEGPFPEISLPRLPSLSGQSIVKD is encoded by the coding sequence ATGATGAAAGAAAAAGAAACGATGGAAACCTTGGCTCGGTGCATGTCCGTTCGCGCCGTGGCGTATTGTGGTTTGGCTTTGATGGCGGGCGCTTTTTCCACAGCAGCCTTTGCCCAAGACTTAGAACCGCTGCCCGATTCCGCAGCCTTATCATCAGATACCGTTGCGAAAGTGCAACTGGGAAAGAAACTGTACTTTGATCCGCGTCTGTCGGTGACCGGTACCGTTTCTTGCAATACTTGCCACAATCTGATGGAAGGTGGCGATGACGGTCGCATCAGTTCCATGGGCGTGCACGGGCTGACCGGAGCAAGAAATGCGCCGACGGTTTGGAATTCGGCTTTTCAAGAAGCGCAGTTCTGGGACGGTCGAGCCCCGACGCTGGAAGAACAGGCCAAAGGTCCGCTGGTTGCGGACGTTGAAATGGGCATGGCACACCATGATCAAGTGCTTCAGCGTATTCGTAAGATACCGCAGTACGTCGACGAATTTGCCAGCGTGTATGGATCCGACGAAGGTGTCACCATTGAATTAGCGGTGGATGCGATCGCAGCATTCGAGCGTACGTTGATCACCCCAGACTCTGCCCTGGACCGATACCTACAGGGCGATGCAACCGCGTTGATGCCCGCCCAAAAACGCGGCATGGAACTGTTCGATGGCGTCGGGTGCACCGAGTGCCATGGCGGACCCGCCCTTAACGGATGGACCCCCGGCGAAGAGATCGAATACGCGGAGTTTCCGCGGTATGTCGATTCGCCGCTGGTGACAAAGTATGACTTGGCTTCCGACACAGGGCGTGGCGCACTGACCGAGGAGGCGTTGGACGAAAATATGTTCAAAACACCGACGCTGCGGAATATTTCACTGACAGCCCCTTACATGCACAATGGTCGAGTGCCGACGTTGGCTGAGGCCGTTCGTGTGATGGCTGTAAGTCAGTTGGATATGGATTTGGACGAACGGGACGTCACCGACTTGGTACGCTTCTTGGAAGCAACCGAGGGGCCGTTTCCGGAAATCAGTCTTCCAAGGCTGCCATCGTTGTCGGGCCAATCGATCGTCAAGGATTGA
- a CDS encoding MBL fold metallo-hydrolase, producing the protein MLLKYFYDDKLAHASYLVGCQRANVALIVDPGRDIEQYLAAAKSEGMEITAIAETHIHADYVSGARELAERVNAKLYVSDEGPSDWKYQYASQYDHQLLHDGDEFLIGNLKFTVMHTPGHTPESLSFLLTDMGGGADLPMGIFTGDFVFVGSIGRPDLLEEAAGIADTAEPGARDLFASIERFRALPDYLQVWPAHGAGSACGKGLGAIPSSTVGYEKRFNPALQYQDEQEFVRYILADQPEAPKYFAVMKRVNKEGPKVLGPDHRHQMLSASKIEDAIATGNVVDLRSADAFAEAHVPGSINIPVGMLAGWAGWLLDYAKPTYLITGEETLEEAARVLHKIGCDQIAGGFDARELIVGGHASESYRNQSVDQLSEAVLSGKVTLLDVRSADEWNAGHIENARHHFLGRLPDTVTSVSADQPVVVQCRSGARSAIAASVLQAAGIKKVTNLTGGYMAWKSAGLPTTTQDKSVPV; encoded by the coding sequence GTGTTGTTGAAATATTTTTATGATGACAAGCTGGCTCATGCCTCGTATCTGGTCGGGTGTCAACGAGCCAACGTTGCTCTGATTGTCGATCCAGGGCGTGATATCGAACAGTATCTGGCCGCTGCCAAATCCGAGGGCATGGAGATCACGGCGATCGCCGAAACGCACATCCATGCGGACTATGTTTCGGGCGCGCGTGAACTTGCGGAACGAGTCAATGCGAAGCTGTACGTTTCCGACGAAGGGCCCAGCGATTGGAAGTATCAATACGCTTCCCAGTATGACCATCAACTGCTTCACGACGGCGATGAATTTTTGATCGGCAATCTGAAGTTCACAGTCATGCACACGCCCGGACACACGCCCGAAAGTCTGTCCTTTTTGCTGACCGACATGGGCGGTGGGGCTGATCTGCCGATGGGGATTTTCACCGGGGATTTCGTGTTCGTGGGGTCGATCGGACGGCCCGATCTTTTGGAGGAAGCCGCAGGAATCGCGGACACCGCGGAACCCGGTGCTCGTGATCTGTTCGCATCGATCGAACGGTTTCGTGCATTGCCCGACTATCTGCAGGTATGGCCGGCACACGGGGCGGGCAGCGCTTGCGGAAAAGGATTGGGCGCGATCCCGTCGTCGACCGTCGGGTACGAAAAACGGTTCAATCCGGCGCTGCAGTATCAAGACGAACAGGAATTCGTACGGTACATCCTGGCGGATCAACCGGAGGCGCCAAAGTACTTTGCGGTAATGAAACGCGTCAACAAAGAAGGCCCGAAAGTTCTTGGCCCTGACCACCGGCATCAGATGTTGTCGGCGTCCAAGATAGAAGACGCCATTGCAACGGGAAATGTGGTCGATCTGCGTTCCGCCGATGCCTTCGCCGAAGCACACGTTCCTGGATCAATCAACATTCCCGTCGGCATGCTTGCGGGATGGGCGGGGTGGTTGTTGGACTATGCAAAGCCGACCTATTTGATCACCGGCGAAGAAACGCTTGAGGAAGCCGCCAGGGTATTACACAAGATCGGATGCGATCAGATCGCCGGTGGTTTTGATGCAAGAGAGTTGATCGTCGGCGGGCACGCTTCGGAATCCTATCGCAATCAATCCGTTGATCAACTGAGCGAAGCGGTGTTGTCCGGCAAGGTCACTTTGCTGGATGTGCGATCGGCGGATGAATGGAATGCCGGTCACATTGAAAACGCACGCCATCATTTTCTAGGACGCTTGCCGGACACGGTCACATCCGTCTCGGCGGATCAGCCTGTCGTGGTGCAATGTCGCAGCGGGGCCCGATCTGCGATCGCCGCGAGCGTGCTGCAAGCAGCGGGGATTAAAAAGGTGACGAACCTAACAGGTGGTTACATGGCTTGGAAATCCGCGGGCTTGCCCACAACCACACAAGACAAATCTGTGCCCGTGTGA
- a CDS encoding sulfite exporter TauE/SafE family protein: MDPLAVAFGAIVGLALGLTGGGGGIFAVPLLVYGLSVSPREAVGISLAAVGGTALLGVVQRVARHEVEFRTGILFAVAGMVSAPVGAFVATRLPGGLLLVLFAILMLVVAWQLWHKANHAPDVAPNNCQSEDGETDRRRCQRDADGQLRLTSRCARLLLLIGLMTGFLSGIFGIGGGFVIVPALVLASGMSIHRAVGTSLLVIVLISVSGVTSHLAGGNHISLSITSLFIVGGFAGMWLGGAVGKHLPAASLQKVFAVAIVLVAVFIVSKQIVLQMSL; encoded by the coding sequence ATGGATCCGCTGGCAGTCGCGTTCGGTGCGATCGTCGGTTTGGCTCTGGGGCTGACCGGCGGTGGGGGCGGAATATTCGCCGTTCCCTTGCTGGTCTATGGGTTGTCGGTTTCACCCAGGGAAGCCGTGGGGATTTCTCTGGCGGCGGTGGGGGGAACCGCATTGCTGGGCGTCGTTCAAAGGGTCGCTCGGCACGAAGTGGAGTTCCGAACGGGAATCCTTTTCGCCGTCGCCGGTATGGTCAGCGCCCCGGTTGGTGCTTTTGTTGCAACGCGGTTGCCGGGCGGGTTGCTGTTGGTGTTGTTTGCGATCTTGATGCTGGTGGTGGCTTGGCAACTATGGCACAAGGCGAATCATGCACCCGATGTCGCCCCAAACAATTGCCAGTCGGAAGACGGTGAAACTGATCGTCGACGTTGTCAGCGGGATGCCGATGGTCAGCTTCGTTTGACTTCCCGGTGCGCACGCTTGTTGCTGCTGATCGGCCTGATGACGGGTTTCTTGTCCGGAATCTTTGGGATCGGCGGCGGGTTTGTGATCGTCCCGGCATTGGTCTTGGCCAGCGGTATGTCGATCCACCGAGCCGTCGGGACATCGTTGTTGGTCATCGTCTTGATCAGTGTTAGTGGCGTCACGTCACACCTCGCCGGGGGCAATCACATCTCTCTCTCGATCACATCGCTGTTCATCGTTGGTGGTTTCGCCGGCATGTGGCTGGGAGGGGCGGTCGGAAAGCACTTACCCGCCGCGTCACTGCAGAAGGTCTTTGCCGTCGCAATCGTGTTGGTTGCCGTCTTTATCGTGTCGAAACAGATCGTCTTGCAAATGTCCCTATAG